Genomic segment of Acidobacteriota bacterium:
GACGGCGCCAAGCCTGGGCCGGTCACGGAAGGAAACGTTGGCGGCGGGACTGGAATGGTCTGCTACGGCTTCAAGGGCGGGATCGGAACGGCGTCGAGGAAACTCGATCAAAACGTGGGCGGCTACACCGTTGGAGTGCTGGTGCAGGCGAACTTCGGCCGCCGCAATCAGCTTCGCATCGCGGGTGTACCGGTTGGTGTTGAGATAACCGAAGGCGCCCTTTCGTCCAACGATGGCTCGCTTCGCGATGACGTCGGCTCCGTTATCATCGTCGTCGCGACAGACGCTCCCTTGCTCTCGCATCAGCTAAAGCGACTGGCTCGGCGCGCAGCGCTTGGAGTCGCAAGGACCGGGAGCATTTCAGGCAATGGCTCGGGTGACATCTTTGTCGCCTTGTCGACGGCAAATCCGGAAGCCGCTAAGGAAACAGGAACAATTCAGTTGACGATGCTCCCGAATGAACGCATGACTCCGTTGTTCGAAGCAACCGTCCAAGCGACTGAGGAAGCGATCATCAACGCGCTGATCGCAGCGGAGACCATGACCGGGATCGATAACCATAAGGTGATCGGTCTCCCGCATGACCGATTGAAGCAGGTGATGAAGAAGTACAATCGCTCAGTTGGCGCGAAAGAGAGGTAGGTGCTGCCTATCAGGTCACTGCGGCGTAACCTGCAACCGGGGTCTTCAGCCTGACGACGGTGGACGTCGGCCGGCTCATACCTTTCTGCAAGAAGGGCGCAAACAAGTCCCGATTGCCTCCCCTTTTCCCCTTGGTTCGACTACTGCATTCGGTAGTGTGATATTCCTGCTTCGCTAGAGGTTTATTCACGGAATGTCCTAG
This window contains:
- a CDS encoding P1 family peptidase; this translates as MTKRRLIFAASTLITTLALLQLAPAQSKPRARDLGIPFEGTPGALNAITDVKGIEVGHTTLISGEGKLQVGVGPVRTGVTAILPRGKQSSNDPVFAGWFSLNGNGEMTGTTWLEESGFLEGPIMITNTHSVGVVRDAVIAWRVKRGPPDASGYWWSLPIVAETYDGYLNDINGFHVKPGHAFDALDGAKPGPVTEGNVGGGTGMVCYGFKGGIGTASRKLDQNVGGYTVGVLVQANFGRRNQLRIAGVPVGVEITEGALSSNDGSLRDDVGSVIIVVATDAPLLSHQLKRLARRAALGVARTGSISGNGSGDIFVALSTANPEAAKETGTIQLTMLPNERMTPLFEATVQATEEAIINALIAAETMTGIDNHKVIGLPHDRLKQVMKKYNRSVGAKER